Below is a window of Poecilia reticulata strain Guanapo linkage group LG8, Guppy_female_1.0+MT, whole genome shotgun sequence DNA.
TATCTACGAAAAACTTTGCAAAACATCAATTTACAGACTCCCACAAAGGGAagtatttctgatttatttattttcaaaacattgaCTAGGGcggtgatacaataatctcacgatacaacacaatattctgctcacgatacagTTCAATAtacttttgtgattttctgaaagattttagagggacagtgattttggtgacattttgtgactgttttagagttggattgaattaatgtaactgaaaactgattaaaagcaccaacaacacaatacctggctctggttggacacagacttaaagtcaacagctggacaaaatgaatcaaagtggtgagaaaacgtttgttttaattgaaacgGTACAATCGGTAGCTTGCTTGCATGCGTTTGTAAagtaaagtgcaccaagtaccctgctctgaatagtttgatacctttttaacctcgacacttaacatctgaaggaatcgctctaagcctgatgacctaatcactcWcccggcgaagcaagcagtgagtgagcaaggtgacagttggatgttacgatatttgcagatgaatatcgatttttttatAGGGAAGAATATAGATATcgcaaaatcaatattattacaCAACCCTATTGTTGACAGAGTATGATTTACAAGTTcctttattgtgaaataataatGAACCATGCTGGCATGCAGAGCTGTTGTCTGCATCACATTGTAAAGAGCAGGAAGCCGCTAAACGTGTTGTAGTTCATCACGTCGTCGTAGACGAGCCTGTTTGGCTCCAGCTGCACGAACACGTTGTCCCCCACTTTCAGAGGGATGACCACAGCGTTGCTGCCCATGTCGTGARCGTCAGHCCCAGTGGTGTCCCACACTGACGTCAGCCGTTCGCTGTTCTTCATGATGCTCACAACCGAGTTGGGAGCAGGAGTCATGTTATTGAACATCGAGAAGCGAAAAAAGTACATTCCACTGACCATCGCTGTGAAAATACCTGTGAAAATATGAAGGATTATTAGAAGAACTGAAAAGAATATACCATTTAATATggatttgactgttttttttctttttttctacatatcTTCCTCATGCTGTACACACCTGTTGAAGGATTATAGCTATCGCCTGTGTTGGAGAACACTTTTTTGTACTGCAATGGGGTAGCAGTGGTAAAAGGTCCTATgtttccagaaccagaatccCTGAGAGCTGCTGAAAAAGCCACCTGAGGAGAGCCTGAAAGCATCAAAAACACCACAAATACATTGGAAAACTGGACATGCCGTGATTATATTTCACCATAAAGCTGGAAAATTTATTACTGTACCTGCAGTGAGGCTCCGTAACTCCAGAACTTCTTTTTCAGCGTTTTGCAGCCTGGTCTccagaaaagtaattttttctgcCATGTTTACAACCTTCTCCCCCAGTTCTCCCACTTTTTGAGTTACAGGTGTGAGAGAACAGATGTTACAACAGCTAGCTGAGCCTGCAGCCTGACAGACTCTGTCATTCTGATCAGTTCCAGgatcagaaagacaaaaaccGAATGCTAGCATCAGAACAACAATCTTCATGTTTGCTGCTTTTGAGTCTCTGCTCCTCTCCTCAGACATCTCCAGCCTTTTATGCCTGCTGGCTGCATGTGATGTTACGTAAAAGCGTAGAAGCCGGTTTCACAAAACTTCTGGCACTGCTGCCTTTGTTTTTGATGTCATGTTGATTGATTTTGGAAAACCCCACTAAAATTCAAACACTTTCCTCCCACAGCAggtaatatttaaagaaaaagattaagttATTGTGCATGTCAGTTTGAACTATGTCTTAACTTATAGCTCTTATTATAAACCCCAAACAGGTCTTAGTGTCAgttttttctcactttaaaacctaatcaaaaaataaaaaagtactaaATAACATATTCTTTGAGAATTAGTTGGGAGAGAGAGGTCAACTGCCCACTCGGGTCATTGTGCAATTTTTCCcgtaagcagttttttttccccccttttctttgAATGCTTACCCAACAACGAGTTAAATGGTAAAGATTACATAACCTGATCTTTGTTTCTTTACTGGCGTCGTGCTGTGATTGGTCACTGGACAACAAACAGTTCTagttacacttaaaaaaaataaaatcagaatcagtTCTCAAAGCACttttaacaaacttttatttgatttattgtcagcaaaaataaataaatatgtacagaaatgtaaataaattataatttggctcaaaaataaatacagtttgagTATGTTCAATTTACAcgtcaataaaatatataggTGCGTGCAAACAGGAGAACTAGTCTCAGACGAGAGTCAAGTGTTGACCGTAGTCAAAGCAGCATGATGAGGTTTTGGTTTTGGTAGTAGCCCAGCAGGATAAGGACactgcagaggtcagaggtggTTGCTAATAGCTGCACAGCTCCTCAAGGAAGCGACTGGCTTGTTTCTGTAAAGAGTCGCTGCGTGGGACTCGAAGGCACTGACCATTTGCTTCACAACTTCGTTGAAGAACACGGAGGCCAGCTGAGAGTGCARCAGAGACTTGAACTCAAAGGACACCTGCAGgagacagaaaaattaaaatgttcaagagttaaaaatgacaaatgatcACAAAAGTCTGCATCCTTGGCATCTTTGAATGATATTTAGGCTTYGGAAGTTCAGGACTATCAGAAGCCAAAGATCCTCCAAGCTTAACACGTCAGGCTGAAATTGAACTAGTTTCTGGTTAATCTTGGTGTAATCTGTGCCAACATTGAGGCCAAACTCCTGTCGGCAGCTCCTTAATACGCTACATTTACTGCTGCTGCATTCTTACACAACAGCAGCAACGATGCACTACACTAAATTTAGAGCATAATGAGATTTCATTCAACACTTCCTCTCAGCCAGTAATCCATTCACAGCAGCATGGAAAGAAACGATCAAAAGTAACGACTCCAAGGAATGGAGTCTGATCTCCTAATTTCTTCCCTTTAAATCAATGTCCTAGSccttttaaatatttatagccCGTCTGGATATTTTCTGGTCTTTGCTTAActcacaaagaagaagaatgatCTTATTCACAGAAAAGTACTTACAAAGAAATCCACTTTGCAGGAGCCTSGGAGGTCTTTGGCTCCAGGGGCAAACCTCCACACCGTTTCAAGATGGCTGAAGAGTGATCCATCAGAGCACACCGCCTGATTTGGACACAAGCAATGTGTCAATGCTAAAAGTTAACAAGCTAATCACTGCAGTCATGAGAATTattaaaaagaagcattttgcaTTACAACTGTaaattaatgaacatttaaaaacattttaaactataaAAATCCCAGTCAATCTAAGGACTTACTCTAACTTGGTGGTTCGGAACAAAAGTGAGCTCAGATGTATATCGCTCAGTGATGGGAGGGAAACCAATTTCAAGCTCTGCCCGGACRTTTCCCTTCGGTCCCTTCAGCATTCGAGACTTCTTGCACCAGGGAACAAAATACTTGTACTCCTCTACGTTGGCCACCACCTGGTACATCTCTTCTGGAGTGTACCTGGACATAGCAAATTATCTAATTAATTCAAATCCCTTTCTGTTAGAATGTTTCATGGTTTTGATATAGTTACAAAATAATAGATGGTAGCGTCAACAAGATTATGGTttcaattattattactatgaacatttcaaactgtttaaattggTACTCACTCCAATATCCTGCTCTCCGTGTACTCCATCCTGCGGGTGTTGATGGGAGCAGCCAGGTTGATGAAGGTGCGCCTGGTTGTCCTCAGGGGGGNAAGAGTGATCCATCAGAGCACACCGCCTGATTTGGACACAAGCAATGTGTCAATGCTAAAAGTTAACAAGCTAATCACTGCAGTCATGAGA
It encodes the following:
- the LOC103469396 gene encoding complement C1q-like protein 2 — its product is MSEERSRDSKAANMKIVVLMLAFGFCLSDPGTDQNDRVCQAAGSASCCNICSLTPVTQKVGELGEKVVNMAEKITFLETRLQNAEKEVLELRSLTAGSPQVAFSAALRDSGSGNIGPFTTATPLQYKKVFSNTGDSYNPSTGIFTAMVSGMYFFRFSMFNNMTPAPNSVVSIMKNSERLTSVWDTTGXDXHDMGSNAVVIPLKVGDNVFVQLEPNRLVYDDVMNYNTFSGFLLFTM